A region of the Deltaproteobacteria bacterium GWC2_65_14 genome:
GGGGGCTAAGGCGCGTCTTCACGGTCCCCGGAAGAGGGGCCTTCGCCATCAGGATCAGCGCCTTCGAAGGATCCTTCATCGACTCCTCCCCATCCGGCGTCGCCGGCGGCAACCATTGTACCGGACCGGACGGGGAACGCGAGACCGGAGCGGGAAGGGGGTCCGCCCCAGGCCCCCTAGGGGTGCCTCGGCCACCCTTCCCGTCTCGAAACCGTAGGTTCCAAACCCGGGTGTTCCAAACCCGGGTTGCCAGGGATCTTCCCCGTGGGTAGTATATGAAATAACCGTTTTCTCCGGAGAGGAACGCCATGAAGCCGAAGGGACACAACGTCCTGAACATCGGACTCCCGAAGGGAAGCCTGCAGGAGTCCACGCTGAAGCTGTTCCGGAAGGCCGGGTTCACCATCTCGGTGGGATCGCGAAGCTACATCCCCACCATCGACGACCCGGAGCTGTCGGGGCTTCTGATCCGCGCGCAGGAGATGGCCCGGTACGTCCAGGACGGCATCCTCGACCTGGGGCTCACCGGGCGGGACTGGGTATTGGAGCAGAACGCGAAGGTCCGGGAGGTCTGCCCCCTTCTGTACTCGAAGGGGGGCTTGCGTCCCGTCCGCTGGGTGGTGGCCGTCCCGAACGACTCCCCGATCCGGAGGATCGAGGACCTCGCCGGGAAGCGGATCGCCACGGAGCTGGTCCAGTACACCCGACGGTTCCTGCGGGAGCGGGGGATCGAGGCGCAGGTCGAGTTCTCCTGGGGGGCCACCGAGGTGAAGGCGCCGCGGCTGGCGGACGCGATCGTGGAGCTGACCGAGAGCGGCAGCACGCTCCGGGCGAACAACCTGCGGATCGTCGACACCGTTCTCGAATCGACGACCGTACTCATCGCGAACCGGGAATCCTGGAAAAATCCGTGGAAGCGGCGGAAGATCGAGACGATCGAGATGCTGCTGGCGGGAGCCCTGCGGGCGGAGGAGAAGGTCGGGGTCAAGATGAACGTGAAAAGCGCCGACCTCAAAGGCCTCCTGAAGGTCCTCCCCGCCATGCAGAACCCGACGGTCTCCTCCCTCTCCGAGGCGGGGTGGTTCAGCCTCGAGGTGATCGTGGACGAGAAGACGGTCCGGGAGCTGATCCCGATACTGAAAAAGATGGGGGCCTCGGGGATCGTGGAGTACCCCCTGAACAAGGTGATCCCGTAGCCGGGCCGGACCGATCCCCTCTCCGGGACGCGCTCGAGGCGGCCTGCCGGCGGCGCGAAGCCGCCTGCACGGACTCCGACCCGGTGCGCTTCCCCCGCCGGTACCGGGATCCCCGCGACATCGAGACGGCCGCCTTTCTCGCGGCGACCTTTGCCTTCGGGAGGGTCTCCCAGATCCACCGCTTCCTCGAGCGTCTCTTCGCGGAGCTTTCCCCCTCTCCGCACGAGGCCCTTTGCGGTCCGCGCCCGGTCCCGTTCCGGCGGGTGGCGGGACTCTCCCACCGCTTCATCTCCCCGAAGGGGGTGCACCGGTTTCTCGGGTGCGTCCGGAAGGCGCTGCTCGCCCACGGGTCGCTGGAAGGGCTCTACCGCCGCGGGACGGGGGAGTCCGTGGATCTCCGGGAGGGGTTGTCCGGATTCCTCGGAGGATTCCGAAGGGCCTGGGGAAAGGATCTTCCGCGGGAACGTGATTTTCTGTTTCCCGACCCGTGGGGGGGATCCGCCTGCAAGCGGCACAACCTCTTCCTGCGCTGGATGGTCCGGGGCGGGGACGGGGTGGACCTGGGGATCTGGACGGTGCTGGCGCCGGGGGATCTTGTCGTGCCTCTGGACACCCACATGGCGAGGCTGGGCCGGTGGATGAGGCTGACCCGCCGCCGCGGGGCGGATTGGAAGGCCGCGGAGGAGATCACGCGGGCCTTCCGGTCGGTCTGCCCCGAAGACCCGCTGCGGTTCGATTTCCCCCTGACCCGGATCGGGATCCTCGGGGAATGCACCGCCCGGCGCAGAGGACGCTGCCGCGCCTGTCCGATCGCCCCCGTCTGCGCCGCCCGGGAAGGGGAATTAGCTGTTGCCGTCCCTTCCCCGCTGGGATAGATTCAGGGGTGGGAAACGTCACGACGCAAGGAGTGGAACATGGCGGATAAGAAGATGAAAATCGGGGAGATGCTGGCCTCCTCCGGCCTGATCACCGAGGAACAGCTCCAAAGCGCCCTGAAGAGCCAGAGCCAGATGGGGGGTACTCTCGGGGAGAACCTGATCCGCCAGGGATACGTGGACGAGGCGGCCCTCCTGAACGCCCTGTCCGAGCAGATCGGCCTCCAGCACATCAACCTCACCCGGGTCGAGATTCCCCCGTCGATCCAGCGGCAGGTCTCCGTCGAGACGGTCCGCTCCCGAAGGCTCCTCCCGATCGGCTTCGAGGGGAAGCATCTCGTGGTCGGCATGGTCGATCCGACCGACCTCGGCGCCCTCTCCGAGGTGGAGTTCCAGTCCGGCCACCCCACGAAACCGGTGATCCTCTCCGCGTCCCACTTCGACGAGGCGATCAAGTTCTTCCAGTCCGAGGGGTTCGGCGAGAAGCCGCTGCGGCTCCAGGTCGAGAGGTCCCCCCGGAGGGAGAAGGTCGACAGGAACCTCCCGGCGTTTCTTCGGACGCTGGTCTCCTGGAACGGGCAGGATCTTCACCTGTCGGCCGGTGCGATCCCCTCCGTCCGGGTGGACGGGGAGATCCTGCGCCTCGGGGTTCCCGCGCTGCGGCCGGTCGAGGTCGAGCAGATGGTGTACGGCATCCTCACGCCGGAGCAGAGGAAAACCTTCCAGGAGTAT
Encoded here:
- a CDS encoding ATP phosphoribosyltransferase encodes the protein MKPKGHNVLNIGLPKGSLQESTLKLFRKAGFTISVGSRSYIPTIDDPELSGLLIRAQEMARYVQDGILDLGLTGRDWVLEQNAKVREVCPLLYSKGGLRPVRWVVAVPNDSPIRRIEDLAGKRIATELVQYTRRFLRERGIEAQVEFSWGATEVKAPRLADAIVELTESGSTLRANNLRIVDTVLESTTVLIANRESWKNPWKRRKIETIEMLLAGALRAEEKVGVKMNVKSADLKGLLKVLPAMQNPTVSSLSEAGWFSLEVIVDEKTVRELIPILKKMGASGIVEYPLNKVIP